A DNA window from Paraclostridium bifermentans contains the following coding sequences:
- the saoL gene encoding MerB-like organometallic lyase SaoL yields MKNNKYRSLDEIQKNIRVSIMDMIIEKERPVSIDESIVFLEDRLSLKREYIKETLELFVKKNIMVVDDENYINFIYPVSAHPTMHRVKLADNREFNAMCAIDAMGWRCTFNQDIDIKSNCYVTGNEINISIKDGKVTSLNNPDLRVLHLNLDKHENWAANCUNIMNFFWTKNEFDRWVKENGFENDEDIYCLDINEAMDASYDIFYVG; encoded by the coding sequence ATGAAAAATAACAAGTATAGAAGTTTAGATGAAATACAAAAAAATATTAGAGTATCAATTATGGATATGATAATCGAAAAAGAAAGACCTGTAAGTATAGATGAAAGCATAGTTTTTTTAGAAGATAGACTAAGCTTAAAAAGAGAGTACATAAAAGAAACGTTAGAATTGTTTGTAAAGAAAAATATAATGGTAGTGGATGATGAAAACTATATAAATTTTATATATCCAGTATCAGCACACCCAACTATGCATAGAGTTAAGTTAGCAGACAATAGAGAATTTAATGCAATGTGTGCAATAGATGCAATGGGATGGAGATGTACTTTCAATCAAGATATAGATATAAAATCTAACTGTTATGTAACTGGAAATGAAATCAATATATCGATAAAGGACGGTAAGGTAACAAGTTTAAATAATCCTGATTTAAGAGTACTTCATTTAAATTTGGATAAGCACGAAAATTGGGCAGCAAACTGTTGAAACATCATGAATTTCTTCTGGACGAAGAATGAGTTTGATAGATGGGTAAAAGAAAATGGATTTGAAAATGATGAAGATATATACTGCTTAGATATAAATGAAGCTATGGATGCTTCATATGACATATTTTATGTAGGCTAA
- the saoB gene encoding ABC transporter substrate-binding (seleno)protein SaoB, producing MDKTKNIILGLIIIVGSLGILFFNPKTEKIDGNIRIGVSDDTSGFIIDYMINKDYFTDVEIENLIEQYSINDCUASTMQWALSSEQIDMAIICKEAAKKFIEYDKNFEIVDTVVQNSDVFLVKNKNIKKVGVTQNRNYQIDLLKEHYESAKEVPFISGGLAYALESDKVDAIVIDSIKALSLNGKKFSTAINKDYDTYVMVVNKSFKQNKLYTQFIKLYNQSVKELNDENLLKKELEKYTDTEISKEVWGEFKKWNLKFLQIQK from the coding sequence ATGGACAAAACTAAAAATATAATTTTAGGTTTAATTATTATAGTAGGAAGCTTAGGAATATTATTTTTTAATCCTAAGACTGAGAAAATAGATGGAAATATAAGAATAGGGGTATCGGATGATACCTCTGGTTTTATCATTGACTATATGATAAACAAAGATTATTTTACAGATGTTGAAATTGAAAATTTAATAGAGCAATATTCTATAAATGATTGTTGAGCAAGTACCATGCAGTGGGCTCTGAGTTCAGAGCAAATAGATATGGCTATAATTTGTAAAGAAGCGGCAAAAAAATTTATAGAGTATGATAAAAATTTTGAAATTGTAGATACTGTAGTTCAAAACTCTGATGTGTTTTTAGTTAAAAATAAAAATATAAAAAAAGTAGGGGTTACACAAAATCGGAATTATCAAATTGATTTACTAAAAGAGCATTATGAAAGTGCAAAGGAAGTACCTTTTATAAGTGGAGGACTAGCTTATGCATTAGAAAGCGACAAAGTAGATGCTATAGTAATTGATAGTATAAAAGCACTTAGTTTAAATGGTAAAAAATTTTCTACAGCAATAAACAAGGATTATGATACATATGTAATGGTTGTAAATAAATCATTTAAACAAAATAAATTATATACTCAATTTATAAAACTATATAACCAAAGTGTAAAAGAATTAAATGATGAAAACTTGTTAAAAAAAGAACTAGAAAAATATACAGATACAGAGATATCAAAAGAAGTTTGGGGTGAGTTTAAAAAGTGGAATTTAAAGTTTCTGCAAATACAGAAATAA
- the saoX gene encoding ABC transporter substrate-binding subunit SaoX, translated as MKISKKVKSLVLIGAISTTVLTGCSSKENKQETATKGSSDYTIKLGYYNCDHMTAAPVAVDAGIYKDLGLNVEAVGNGKVPEAMAAGQMDAGYIGTKGLVGAIPKGSPIVVAANNHRGGSEYLVVANDIKDPKELIGQKIASDPDGDLLWTTDYGPETGLPVDSSKYQVVNIDSSKDAYLALKTGQIKAFSTCDPWGSVAEKEGVGKIISSTQYKEKNTGKEYNCCSFSLNTNFVKEHPDLAEKMVLAHTKAIEYIYTNPVKAAKIFAKNYSVDEEVALMTIYKKTVGEGRTLTWKITGDEYKNNLDMYKDNKALDEIPDYDKVVNDKLLKSCGADDFDKFIKEKVDPVFPKGMSYEDWKAKAMEIDGQN; from the coding sequence GTGAAAATTTCAAAGAAGGTAAAGTCATTAGTACTAATAGGTGCAATAAGCACTACAGTTTTAACAGGATGTAGTAGCAAAGAAAATAAACAAGAAACTGCAACAAAAGGAAGTTCAGATTATACAATTAAACTAGGTTATTATAATTGTGACCATATGACAGCTGCTCCAGTTGCAGTAGATGCTGGAATTTATAAAGATTTAGGTCTTAACGTTGAGGCTGTAGGTAATGGTAAAGTTCCAGAAGCTATGGCAGCTGGGCAAATGGATGCAGGATACATAGGAACTAAAGGATTGGTGGGTGCTATCCCAAAAGGATCACCAATAGTTGTAGCTGCAAATAACCATAGAGGTGGATCTGAATACTTAGTAGTTGCAAACGATATAAAAGATCCTAAAGAATTAATAGGACAAAAAATAGCTTCAGATCCAGATGGTGATTTACTATGGACTACAGACTACGGCCCAGAAACAGGACTTCCAGTAGACTCATCTAAATATCAAGTTGTAAATATAGACTCTAGTAAAGATGCATACTTAGCATTAAAAACAGGTCAAATAAAAGCATTCAGTACATGTGATCCATGGGGATCTGTAGCAGAAAAAGAAGGCGTTGGTAAAATAATTTCATCAACTCAATATAAAGAAAAAAATACAGGGAAAGAATACAACTGTTGTTCATTCTCATTAAACACTAACTTTGTAAAAGAACATCCAGATTTAGCTGAAAAAATGGTTTTAGCACATACAAAAGCTATAGAGTACATATACACAAATCCAGTTAAAGCAGCTAAAATATTTGCTAAAAACTATAGTGTAGATGAAGAAGTAGCATTAATGACTATATATAAAAAGACTGTAGGAGAAGGAAGAACTCTTACATGGAAAATAACTGGAGATGAATATAAAAATAATTTAGATATGTATAAAGATAATAAGGCATTAGATGAAATACCTGATTATGATAAAGTTGTAAATGATAAGCTTTTAAAATCTTGTGGAGCAGATGATTTTGATAAATTTATAAAAGAAAAAGTAGATCCAGTATTCCCTAAAGGTATGAGCTATGAAGATTGGAAAGCAAAGGCAATGGAGATAGATGGACAAAACTAA
- a CDS encoding M3 family oligoendopeptidase: MKFKDFKYKRPNYEKIKNEFKSLVKNMETSANYDELRKNIDDINKLRNHIDSMATLVSIRYSINTEDEFYAKEKEYWDENGPHYEELNSLFYKALVNSKFKDKLTQELGKQFMSIADYSLQAFSKEIISELQEENKLASEYTKLLASAKIPFDGEERNLSGLGPYMTSPFRDEREKSSQAYYGFFEANEKKFDDLFDKLVKVRDKMAKKLGFENFVELGYIRMLRTDYNAEMVDNFRKQVSEYIVPVANKLYKRQKERLGLQQFRYFDENFEFNSGNAKPKGDSDFIMKNGILMYSELSKETNEFFKYMMDHELMDLETKKGKGAGGYCTYIPEYKAPFIFSNFNSTADDIDVLTHEAGHAFQVYMSRWIEIPDINFPTYESCEIHSMSMEFITWPWMELFFKEDTDKYKFVHLGSAIKFIPYGVLVDEFQHIIYENPNMTKDERKLVWRDLEKKYQPHKDYEGNDFLERGGWWFKQGHIFKNPFYYIDYTLAQICALQFWKKMQVDRVKGWQDYLNICRIGGTKSFLDIVKYANLRSPFEKDCVSSVIESIDEYLQSINDKNM; encoded by the coding sequence ATGAAATTTAAGGATTTTAAATACAAAAGACCTAATTATGAAAAAATAAAAAATGAATTTAAAAGTCTAGTAAAAAACATGGAAACTAGTGCAAATTATGATGAGCTTAGAAAGAATATAGATGATATCAATAAACTAAGAAATCATATAGATAGTATGGCAACGCTAGTTTCTATAAGATACAGTATAAATACTGAAGATGAATTTTATGCAAAAGAAAAAGAGTATTGGGATGAAAATGGACCTCATTATGAAGAGTTAAACTCGCTATTCTATAAAGCTCTAGTGAATTCAAAATTTAAAGATAAACTTACACAAGAGCTAGGCAAACAATTTATGTCTATAGCTGACTATTCTCTACAAGCATTTTCCAAAGAAATAATATCTGAGTTGCAAGAAGAAAATAAATTAGCATCAGAATATACTAAACTTTTAGCATCTGCAAAAATTCCTTTTGATGGAGAAGAAAGAAACCTTTCAGGACTAGGGCCTTATATGACATCTCCATTTAGAGATGAAAGAGAAAAATCATCACAAGCATATTATGGATTCTTTGAAGCAAATGAGAAAAAATTTGATGACTTATTCGATAAACTAGTAAAAGTAAGAGATAAGATGGCTAAAAAACTAGGTTTTGAAAATTTCGTAGAACTTGGTTACATAAGAATGCTAAGAACTGATTATAATGCAGAAATGGTTGATAACTTTAGAAAACAAGTAAGTGAGTATATAGTTCCTGTTGCAAATAAATTATATAAAAGACAAAAGGAAAGATTAGGACTTCAACAATTTAGATACTTTGATGAAAACTTTGAGTTTAATAGTGGGAATGCAAAACCTAAAGGAGACTCTGATTTTATAATGAAAAATGGTATTTTAATGTATTCAGAGCTTTCTAAGGAAACTAATGAGTTCTTTAAATACATGATGGATCATGAATTAATGGACTTAGAAACTAAAAAAGGAAAAGGTGCTGGAGGATATTGTACATATATACCAGAATATAAGGCTCCTTTCATATTCTCAAACTTTAATTCAACAGCAGATGATATAGATGTTTTAACTCATGAAGCTGGACATGCATTCCAAGTTTATATGTCAAGATGGATTGAAATTCCAGATATAAACTTCCCAACATACGAAAGTTGTGAAATACATTCTATGAGTATGGAATTTATAACTTGGCCTTGGATGGAACTTTTCTTTAAAGAAGACACTGATAAATATAAATTTGTCCATTTAGGTAGTGCTATAAAATTTATCCCTTATGGAGTTTTAGTAGATGAGTTCCAACACATAATATATGAAAATCCAAATATGACTAAAGACGAAAGAAAATTAGTTTGGAGAGATTTAGAAAAGAAATATCAACCACACAAAGATTATGAAGGTAATGATTTCTTAGAACGAGGTGGATGGTGGTTTAAGCAAGGCCACATATTTAAAAATCCATTCTATTATATAGATTATACGTTAGCTCAAATTTGTGCACTTCAATTCTGGAAAAAGATGCAAGTAGACAGAGTTAAAGGATGGCAAGATTATCTAAATATTTGTAGAATAGGTGGAACTAAATCTTTCTTAGATATTGTTAAATATGCTAATTTAAGATCTCCTTTTGAAAAAGATTGTGTAAGCAGCGTTATTGAAAGTATTGATGAATATTTACAATCTATAAATGATAAGAATATGTAA
- the yidA gene encoding sugar-phosphatase, producing the protein MYKLIALDIDGTLLNSEKKVTQEVFDAIQNAKEKGVKVVLSTGRPLPGVQTLLKELKLNDEENYVVTFNGGLVQEITSQDVISNIEMSHEDFDYIYNELAKKHDIKIHINTPDSLVVPYTEIPKYSVHESTLNNIPVICMDENEINSDLTFCKVMLVDEPEIIEDIITKIPQEFHDKYTIVRSAPFFLEFLNKKVNKGSGLQALCDKLGIDPSEVIAVGDEENDRHMIEFAGLGVAMGNARDSIKEIANHITETNNNHGVAKVISDFIL; encoded by the coding sequence ATGTATAAACTAATCGCATTAGACATAGACGGCACATTACTAAATAGTGAAAAAAAGGTTACACAAGAGGTTTTTGATGCAATACAAAATGCAAAAGAAAAAGGTGTTAAAGTTGTATTATCAACTGGTAGACCACTTCCAGGGGTTCAAACTTTATTAAAAGAATTAAAACTTAATGACGAAGAAAATTATGTTGTTACATTTAATGGTGGACTTGTTCAAGAAATTACTTCTCAAGATGTTATTTCTAATATAGAAATGAGTCATGAAGATTTCGATTATATATATAATGAATTAGCTAAAAAACATGATATAAAAATTCATATAAACACTCCGGATTCTTTAGTTGTTCCTTATACAGAAATTCCTAAATACAGTGTTCATGAATCTACACTTAATAACATTCCTGTTATTTGTATGGATGAAAATGAAATTAATTCAGATTTGACGTTCTGTAAAGTTATGCTAGTTGATGAACCCGAAATTATAGAGGATATCATAACTAAAATTCCACAAGAGTTCCATGATAAATATACTATAGTTCGTTCAGCTCCATTTTTCTTAGAGTTTTTAAATAAGAAAGTTAACAAAGGTTCAGGATTACAAGCTCTATGTGATAAGTTAGGCATAGACCCTTCTGAAGTTATAGCTGTTGGAGATGAAGAAAATGATAGACATATGATTGAGTTTGCAGGGCTTGGAGTTGCTATGGGTAATGCTCGAGATAGTATAAAAGAAATAGCTAATCATATTACTGAAACTAATAATAACCACGGTGTTGCTAAGGTTATATCTGACTTTATATTATAG
- the saoP gene encoding ABC transporter permease subunit SaoP (Most members of this family are selenoproteins with the selenocysteine residue at the channel-gating position.) translates to MEFKVSANTEINKKRGLNKKFLDAFYKILLFIVIIGIWQISAQRIGSSLLLPMPMDVFHGFITCITDPEIVKNVLITMQRVLKGFMYAMGFGLPLGLIMGFSSTFEKVFSPVVDSARQVPIMAWVPLTIVWFGIGDGPTIFLIAFAGVFPIILNTIQGVRSISKDYYNAAKSMGASPFVIFTNVMLPAALPDILTGARLAISTGWMSVIUAEFIATSAGLGYSMVQAQTMMNTGLLIGLMIFAALIGFIIDRILKFINKSLCKWRFDN, encoded by the coding sequence GTGGAATTTAAAGTTTCTGCAAATACAGAAATAAATAAAAAAAGAGGATTAAATAAAAAGTTTTTAGATGCATTTTATAAAATATTATTATTTATAGTAATAATAGGAATATGGCAAATAAGTGCACAAAGAATAGGAAGCTCACTTTTACTTCCTATGCCAATGGATGTGTTTCATGGATTTATAACATGTATAACAGACCCTGAAATTGTAAAAAACGTATTAATTACTATGCAAAGAGTATTAAAGGGATTTATGTATGCTATGGGATTTGGACTTCCTCTAGGGTTGATTATGGGGTTCTCATCAACTTTTGAGAAGGTATTTTCTCCAGTAGTAGATTCAGCAAGACAAGTACCTATAATGGCTTGGGTTCCATTAACTATAGTATGGTTTGGGATAGGAGATGGACCAACAATATTTTTAATAGCTTTTGCAGGAGTATTCCCTATAATCCTTAATACAATTCAAGGTGTTAGATCTATATCAAAAGATTATTATAACGCAGCAAAAAGTATGGGAGCATCTCCGTTTGTAATATTTACTAATGTAATGCTACCAGCAGCTCTTCCAGATATTTTAACTGGAGCAAGACTTGCAATAAGTACTGGTTGGATGTCTGTAATCTGAGCCGAGTTTATAGCAACGAGTGCCGGTCTCGGTTACTCTATGGTACAAGCTCAAACAATGATGAATACAGGGCTTTTAATTGGACTTATGATATTTGCAGCATTAATAGGATTCATAATCGATAGAATATTAAAATTTATAAACAAGAGCCTTTGCAAATGGAGGTTTGATAATTAA
- a CDS encoding CD3073 family putative ECF transporter S component: MNTKKITFSAMCILVNIVFGMFVGMLNIPLLFLDTVGTVLGAVVLGPLLGALIGGGTNLVLGVISDPTNIPFALVNIALGVIVGFIARKKSFGYKEAILTGLLLAVVCPLIGTPISILLFGGLSGSGADLLVGFLVQSGQEIFTAAFIPRIISNIVDKPLSCILVVYFLSKMPKNFISQFSKQTYKVS, encoded by the coding sequence ATGAATACAAAGAAAATAACATTTAGCGCAATGTGTATATTAGTAAATATAGTTTTCGGCATGTTTGTCGGTATGTTAAACATTCCATTACTATTTTTAGATACCGTTGGAACAGTACTTGGGGCTGTTGTACTTGGACCTTTATTGGGAGCACTTATAGGTGGAGGAACAAATTTAGTCCTTGGTGTAATATCCGATCCTACAAATATACCATTTGCTTTAGTTAATATAGCACTAGGTGTTATAGTTGGATTTATAGCTAGAAAAAAATCATTTGGTTACAAAGAGGCTATACTTACAGGATTATTATTAGCTGTAGTTTGCCCTTTAATAGGAACACCTATTTCAATACTATTATTCGGAGGTTTAAGTGGAAGTGGAGCAGACTTATTGGTTGGCTTTTTAGTTCAATCTGGACAAGAAATTTTTACAGCTGCATTTATCCCAAGAATTATTAGTAATATAGTAGATAAACCTTTATCTTGTATTTTAGTGGTTTATTTCTTAAGTAAAATGCCAAAAAACTTTATATCTCAGTTTTCTAAACAGACTTATAAAGTTTCATAA
- the saoA gene encoding ABC transporter ATP-binding protein SaoA: MKLKIDNISKTFINNKVEHKVLEDINLDIKEGEFVSLLGPSGCGKTTLLTIIGGFQTCENGQVLLDNKVVDKPGIDRAFVFQNYALFPWKTVKGNVEFPMKQQKMSKKEREQRLEELLSISDLKGKEKMYPHQLSGGMKQRVAVIRALACNPEVLLMDEPLGAVDFQMRQNLQEELENIWMKKKITAIMVTHDVDEAVYMSDRVVVMSRDKGSILEDLKIDLDRPRDRESEEYLEYKNRLTKKLSACYGV; encoded by the coding sequence ATGAAACTAAAAATAGATAATATAAGTAAAACTTTTATAAATAATAAGGTAGAGCATAAAGTATTAGAGGATATAAACCTAGATATAAAAGAAGGGGAATTTGTATCATTACTAGGTCCATCTGGTTGCGGGAAAACTACATTATTAACTATAATAGGAGGTTTTCAAACTTGTGAAAACGGTCAGGTTTTACTAGATAATAAAGTAGTAGATAAACCAGGTATAGATAGAGCATTTGTATTTCAAAATTATGCATTATTTCCGTGGAAAACAGTAAAAGGAAATGTTGAATTTCCAATGAAGCAACAAAAAATGTCTAAAAAAGAAAGAGAACAGAGATTAGAAGAACTGTTATCAATATCAGATTTAAAAGGAAAAGAAAAGATGTATCCACATCAGCTATCAGGGGGAATGAAACAAAGGGTCGCTGTTATAAGAGCGCTGGCATGTAACCCAGAAGTTCTTTTAATGGATGAGCCTTTAGGAGCGGTTGATTTTCAAATGAGACAAAATCTTCAAGAAGAACTAGAAAATATTTGGATGAAAAAAAAGATAACTGCAATAATGGTTACTCATGATGTAGATGAAGCGGTATATATGAGTGATAGAGTTGTAGTTATGTCTAGAGATAAAGGGAGTATATTAGAAGATTTAAAAATAGATTTAGATAGACCAAGAGACAGAGAGAGCGAAGAATATCTAGAATACAAAAATAGATTAACAAAAAAATTATCAGCATGTTATGGAGTATAA
- a CDS encoding CZB domain-containing protein, which translates to MINEERLPHVIFRVADNLYAIDSSVTIALTEFPENITSIQKGEKFELGVMQLRNQIVPVMSMRSLFGCKSSEEEYEDFKAMIDIRKNDHIKWVNELKNSVNENREFTLTTNPHQCAFGKWYDNFSTDIQSINFHMKKIDSPHTLLHEIAIEVEKCKKEKNEEIREKKLLDLLNKAEKQYMEKVLELLDKTKDIFKDHYHDMVIVIMQNNRFIGLAVDEILTVDNFIKNETSESNFIIDQPKYISAIGETKDIDERIFLIKEDKLFELYK; encoded by the coding sequence ATGATAAATGAAGAAAGATTACCTCATGTTATATTTAGGGTAGCTGACAATCTATATGCAATTGATAGTAGCGTTACAATTGCTCTAACAGAGTTTCCTGAAAATATAACTTCAATACAAAAAGGTGAGAAATTTGAACTAGGGGTTATGCAATTAAGAAATCAAATAGTACCAGTTATGAGTATGAGAAGTTTATTTGGATGTAAATCATCTGAAGAAGAATATGAAGATTTTAAAGCTATGATAGATATTAGAAAAAATGATCATATTAAGTGGGTAAATGAATTGAAAAATTCAGTGAATGAAAATAGAGAATTTACTTTAACTACAAATCCACATCAATGTGCATTTGGTAAATGGTATGATAACTTTTCAACTGATATACAAAGTATCAATTTTCATATGAAAAAGATAGATTCACCACATACTTTACTACATGAGATAGCTATAGAAGTTGAGAAATGTAAAAAAGAAAAAAATGAAGAGATTAGGGAAAAAAAATTGCTAGATTTGCTTAATAAAGCAGAAAAACAATATATGGAAAAAGTACTTGAATTATTAGATAAAACAAAAGACATTTTTAAAGATCATTATCATGATATGGTAATTGTAATTATGCAAAATAATAGATTTATAGGTCTTGCAGTAGATGAAATTTTAACTGTAGACAATTTTATAAAAAATGAAACTTCAGAAAGTAATTTTATAATTGACCAACCTAAATATATTTCTGCAATTGGAGAAACTAAAGATATCGATGAACGTATATTTTTAATTAAAGAAGATAAATTATTTGAGTTATATAAATAG
- the saoC gene encoding Cys-Cys-COOH (seleno)protein SaoC: MKRKKFLIILSIIVLLIGIAVYSKEKKKQESSLPNVNEEYLNYFKENAKYEKILTYTQHDINNDKVDDLLVVYKKGKNHNEMVGVISENENVYMTEPIRAPIDDILIEFKDIDDKNEMELILSGSKNGNVGYAIYRLENKKLIDLFGEGMNACC, encoded by the coding sequence ATGAAGCGTAAAAAATTTTTAATAATACTTTCTATAATAGTTTTATTAATAGGAATTGCAGTATATAGCAAAGAGAAAAAGAAGCAAGAAAGTAGCCTTCCAAATGTAAATGAAGAGTATTTAAACTATTTTAAAGAAAATGCCAAATATGAAAAAATACTTACGTACACACAGCACGATATAAATAACGATAAAGTCGATGATTTATTAGTTGTTTATAAAAAAGGGAAAAACCATAATGAAATGGTTGGAGTTATAAGTGAAAATGAAAACGTTTATATGACAGAGCCTATAAGAGCACCTATAGATGATATTTTAATAGAATTTAAAGATATAGATGATAAAAATGAAATGGAACTTATATTGTCTGGATCTAAAAATGGAAATGTAGGATATGCAATATATAGATTAGAAAATAAAAAATTAATAGATTTATTCGGAGAAGGCATGAATGCATGTTGCTAA
- a CDS encoding CD3072 family TudS-related putative desulfidase: protein MERKREIVAVCHCILNCNSKVEGLSNDKGSHNVSLQILSSGYGIIQLPCPEMVMYGIKRWGHVKEQFDNLFYRNQCKIMLDPYIKQFENYIKNNYKIKAIIAIDGSPSCGYNKTCSSDNWFGELSGCNNLSEKLSDIKMIDGKGIFIEELEKLLEENNLEIPIIGLDESVGLDINTI, encoded by the coding sequence ATGGAAAGAAAAAGGGAAATAGTAGCTGTTTGCCACTGTATATTAAATTGTAACTCTAAAGTGGAAGGGCTATCTAATGATAAAGGGTCACATAATGTTTCGTTACAAATTTTAAGTAGTGGGTATGGAATAATTCAATTACCTTGTCCTGAGATGGTTATGTATGGAATTAAAAGGTGGGGGCATGTAAAAGAACAATTTGATAATTTGTTTTATAGAAATCAATGCAAGATTATGCTAGATCCATACATAAAACAATTTGAAAACTATATTAAAAATAATTACAAAATTAAAGCTATAATAGCTATAGATGGAAGTCCTAGTTGTGGATATAATAAAACTTGTAGTTCTGATAATTGGTTTGGAGAGTTAAGTGGATGTAATAATTTATCCGAAAAATTAAGTGATATAAAAATGATAGATGGAAAAGGAATATTTATTGAAGAACTAGAAAAATTACTAGAAGAAAATAACTTAGAAATACCAATTATAGGTCTAGATGAAAGTGTTGGATTAGATATAAATACAATTTAA
- a CDS encoding VanZ family protein, which yields MKKIVCLLLVVMTMGGMYYFSSQEGDVSKQQSDTAVSVIDKIRSEVTLKDHNIISVKEKVFDKLKQYGDKGYIVRKMAHFSIYAGIGFSISLLIYALSRRIYIASIVAMIASISYAYYDEMRQLAVAGRVGSMKDVLIDSSGALTGILILFVIVIVFKGIRGFFNFIFKRHSKAV from the coding sequence ATGAAAAAAATAGTATGCTTACTACTAGTAGTAATGACTATGGGAGGTATGTATTATTTTTCTAGTCAAGAAGGAGATGTATCAAAACAACAATCTGATACAGCTGTTAGTGTAATTGATAAAATTAGATCAGAAGTAACTTTAAAAGATCATAATATAATAAGTGTAAAAGAAAAAGTTTTTGACAAACTTAAGCAATATGGAGATAAGGGGTATATAGTTAGAAAAATGGCTCATTTTAGTATATATGCAGGTATAGGATTTTCTATAAGTTTACTTATATATGCGCTTAGTAGAAGAATATACATAGCTAGTATTGTAGCCATGATAGCAAGTATATCATATGCTTATTATGATGAGATGAGACAGTTAGCGGTAGCTGGAAGAGTAGGTAGCATGAAAGATGTTCTTATAGACTCATCAGGAGCTCTTACAGGCATCTTAATACTGTTTGTAATAGTAATAGTGTTTAAAGGTATTAGAGGGTTCTTTAACTTTATATTTAAAAGACATAGCAAAGCTGTATAG